From Verrucomicrobiota bacterium, the proteins below share one genomic window:
- a CDS encoding response regulator: MTADLFSVEELLNRLQFALASAGLGECHWDLPDGRVNLDDRAHAYFGLAPGSFSGKRDDFLQLIDPGDRAKVVEAIAAAVETNDEAAVEVSVSHPGNSPPRLLQLRFRICRDKYGAPGRVYGVVRDVTEQRSRDAALVRDRHYLSMLMESLPDHIYFKDRESRILLANRAMWSAHGFKSAEEIIGKTDAEIFTSAHASEALTDEQRIIATGEPIVGIEEKETWPDGRETWALTTKMPFRDEEGNVIGTFGLSRDITRRKRDEEDLRAAKVAAEMGARAKSEFLANMSHEIRTPMNGVIGMTGLLLEGKLAPAQREFAEAIQSSADTLLTIINDILDFSKIEAGKLTFELLDFDLGETIESTVHFLAERAQTKGLELAAMIAPGMPTHLRGDPGRLRQVLTNLIGNAVKFTRAGEVVIRAELAEETETQAVVRVEVSDTGIGIPPEAQSSLFLPFTQADGSTTRRYGGTGLGLAIAKQLVTLMQGEIGVRSEPGKGSTFWFTARFDKQPAGARSADRDDRNLFRVRVLIVDDNAVNREILFHQTSTWKMRPYDVPGAKEALQALRAAAAAGDPFTLALLDVQMPEFDGFDLARVIKADPTIASTRLVVLTSLGQSLAAGELREAGLHAYLVKPVKQSRLFDCLVNALTETCAEAPPGARTSTAECGSLPTAFPSRAGGTIRILVAEDNPINQKVALAQLRNLSCRANAVANGLEALEALQHIPYDIVLLDCQMPEMDGYETARAIRRREQDGQCPWNAPAYIIAMTANAMQGDREKCLEAGMDDYLSKPIRPAELKAALERWAQWESRVRRRTSETPAASREPVPVLTDAGAAESVSGAALGPVEPNAPVDLTQLLEACAGEPAGLRDLVQAYLEETTAFLARLRTAMQAGDANAVAQLAHQHVGASANCGIVAVVPVLREIESLGKSQRVRDAGPAYMELVRQLERTNAFLTEEGLIPFRCPWR, translated from the coding sequence ATGACCGCTGACCTTTTCTCCGTGGAAGAATTGCTGAACCGCCTCCAGTTTGCGCTGGCGTCGGCCGGCCTGGGCGAGTGCCATTGGGATTTGCCCGACGGCAGGGTGAACCTCGACGACCGCGCCCATGCGTACTTCGGGCTGGCGCCCGGTAGCTTCTCCGGCAAACGTGACGATTTTTTGCAACTGATCGACCCCGGCGACCGTGCGAAAGTTGTCGAAGCGATCGCGGCTGCAGTGGAAACAAACGACGAAGCCGCCGTCGAGGTCAGCGTCTCCCATCCAGGAAACAGTCCCCCGCGTCTTCTCCAGCTGCGTTTCCGTATCTGCCGCGATAAGTATGGGGCGCCCGGGCGCGTTTATGGCGTCGTGCGGGACGTGACCGAGCAGCGTTCGCGCGATGCGGCCTTGGTCAGGGACCGGCACTACTTGTCCATGTTGATGGAAAGCCTCCCTGACCACATCTATTTCAAAGACCGCGAAAGCCGGATCCTGCTGGCGAACCGGGCAATGTGGTCGGCCCACGGTTTCAAGAGCGCCGAAGAGATCATCGGCAAGACGGACGCGGAAATTTTTACGTCCGCCCACGCGAGCGAGGCGCTGACCGATGAGCAACGTATCATCGCGACCGGTGAACCGATCGTCGGGATTGAGGAAAAGGAGACTTGGCCCGACGGACGCGAAACATGGGCACTGACCACTAAAATGCCTTTCCGGGACGAGGAGGGCAACGTGATCGGCACTTTCGGTCTGTCGCGCGACATCACACGGCGGAAGCGCGACGAGGAAGACCTGCGCGCCGCCAAGGTCGCGGCCGAGATGGGCGCGCGGGCGAAAAGCGAATTCCTGGCCAACATGAGCCATGAGATCCGAACGCCTATGAACGGCGTCATCGGCATGACTGGCTTGTTGCTCGAAGGCAAACTGGCGCCCGCCCAACGCGAGTTTGCGGAAGCAATTCAGTCCAGCGCGGATACCCTCCTGACGATCATAAACGACATCCTCGATTTCTCTAAGATCGAGGCTGGCAAACTGACGTTTGAACTGCTCGACTTTGACTTGGGCGAGACGATTGAAAGCACCGTGCATTTCCTGGCCGAGCGAGCCCAAACTAAAGGGCTTGAGCTGGCGGCGATGATTGCGCCCGGCATGCCCACACACCTTCGGGGCGACCCGGGACGACTGCGGCAGGTTCTTACCAACCTCATCGGCAACGCGGTGAAGTTCACCCGCGCCGGGGAAGTGGTGATCCGGGCCGAGTTGGCGGAAGAAACTGAAACGCAGGCCGTTGTGCGGGTTGAAGTTAGCGATACCGGCATCGGGATCCCGCCGGAAGCGCAGTCCAGTTTGTTCCTGCCGTTCACACAGGCGGACGGTTCAACCACCCGCCGGTACGGCGGTACCGGCCTGGGCCTCGCCATCGCCAAACAACTCGTGACGCTGATGCAGGGCGAGATCGGCGTTCGGAGCGAGCCGGGAAAGGGGTCAACGTTTTGGTTCACCGCCCGATTCGACAAGCAGCCGGCGGGCGCGCGTTCGGCAGACCGCGACGACCGCAACCTGTTCCGGGTGCGCGTGCTGATCGTGGACGATAACGCGGTCAACCGCGAAATTCTTTTCCACCAGACCTCCACCTGGAAGATGCGGCCCTACGACGTGCCCGGGGCCAAAGAGGCATTGCAGGCGCTGCGCGCCGCGGCGGCCGCCGGCGATCCGTTCACGTTGGCGTTGTTGGACGTGCAGATGCCGGAGTTCGACGGTTTTGACTTGGCGCGCGTGATCAAAGCCGACCCCACCATCGCGTCGACCCGATTGGTGGTCCTGACCTCGCTCGGACAATCGCTCGCCGCCGGCGAATTGCGGGAAGCCGGGCTGCACGCATACCTGGTCAAGCCCGTCAAACAGTCGCGCCTGTTTGACTGCCTGGTAAATGCACTCACGGAAACCTGCGCGGAAGCTCCGCCAGGCGCACGAACTTCGACCGCCGAATGTGGCAGTCTCCCGACGGCATTCCCTAGCCGCGCGGGGGGCACGATCCGGATTCTGGTCGCCGAAGACAACCCCATCAACCAGAAAGTAGCACTGGCGCAGCTGCGCAACCTGTCCTGCCGGGCGAACGCCGTCGCCAATGGGCTGGAAGCTCTCGAAGCGCTGCAGCACATCCCTTACGACATCGTTCTTCTCGACTGCCAGATGCCCGAAATGGACGGGTACGAAACCGCCCGCGCAATCCGGCGCCGGGAACAGGACGGGCAATGCCCATGGAACGCGCCCGCGTACATCATTGCCATGACGGCTAACGCCATGCAGGGCGACCGTGAGAAGTGCCTTGAGGCCGGCATGGACGACTACCTAAGCAAGCCGATCCGGCCGGCGGAACTTAAAGCGGCGCTGGAACGCTGGGCGCAATGGGAATCGAGGGTACGGCGACGGACGTCAGAAACGCCTGCCGCCTCGAGAGAACCCGTACCGGTTCTGACCGATGCAGGTGCTGCGGAATCGGTGTCCGGCGCCGCACTGGGCCCGGTTGAACCAAACGCGCCGGTGGACCTGACGCAGCTGCTCGAAGCTTGCGCGGGTGAGCCGGCAGGGCTCCGGGACCTTGTGCAGGCGTATCTGGAGGAAACCACTGCCTTTCTCGCCAGGCTCCGAACGGCAATGCAGGCAGGCGACGCCAACGCAGTGGCGCAACTCGCTCACCAGCACGTGGGTGCAAGTGCGAACTGCGGCATAGTAGCAGTGGTGCCGGTGCTGCGGGAAATCGAGTCGTTGGGGAAGTCGCAACGGGTCCGGGATGCCGGACCTGCGTATATGGAGCTGGTCCGGCAGCTGGAACGGACCAACGCATTTCTCACAGAAGAAGGCCTCATACCATTTCGATGTCCATGGAGGTAA
- a CDS encoding FadR family transcriptional regulator: protein MSSAFENVSPLRGVDRPRTEELASKIEELLLDKAIKPGVRLGSKTQLCRWFRVAQGTLNEALRVLETRGVVELRRGAKGGVFAAAASLHPCRDEMFFETERDAAALHQCLAVATRLELLVAIEAAKSAQREAVGELRCLVDQMMVADPSRWFKWHCLFQRKLTGMGSNGVLTRVYLTLLSYLEQLFTDVAPLLDSSSCQRAVAAHRALVDAVACGDAPRAAATASVACQGVFPFAPERAVPSCPQTGSAQPFEMLP, encoded by the coding sequence GTGTCATCCGCGTTTGAGAACGTTTCACCACTGAGAGGGGTCGATCGACCCCGGACTGAGGAGCTGGCCTCCAAGATTGAGGAGCTCCTGTTGGATAAGGCGATTAAACCCGGGGTACGGCTCGGAAGCAAGACGCAACTGTGCCGGTGGTTCAGGGTCGCGCAAGGCACCCTCAACGAGGCGCTTCGTGTGCTGGAGACGCGCGGCGTCGTCGAACTCCGCAGAGGGGCCAAGGGGGGGGTATTTGCAGCGGCCGCTTCCCTGCACCCCTGCCGGGATGAAATGTTTTTCGAAACCGAGCGTGACGCCGCGGCCCTCCACCAATGCCTGGCGGTCGCGACGCGGCTCGAGCTGCTGGTTGCGATCGAGGCCGCAAAATCGGCCCAGCGGGAAGCTGTCGGGGAGCTGCGTTGCTTAGTTGACCAAATGATGGTTGCCGACCCGAGCCGTTGGTTCAAGTGGCACTGTTTATTTCAACGAAAGCTCACCGGGATGGGGTCGAATGGCGTGCTCACTCGCGTCTACCTGACGCTGCTGAGCTACCTTGAGCAGCTTTTCACGGACGTGGCCCCTCTGCTGGATTCCTCAAGCTGCCAGCGCGCCGTTGCCGCGCATCGCGCTTTGGTTGATGCGGTTGCTTGTGGGGACGCGCCACGGGCGGCGGCGACGGCCTCGGTGGCGTGCCAAGGCGTATTCCCGTTCGCCCCTGAACGAGCTGTGCCGTCCTGCCCACAGACGGGATCAGCCCAACCTTTTGAAATGTTGCCTTGA
- a CDS encoding LacI family DNA-binding transcriptional regulator has translation MFLSGEGFCRVQPAGGGAQIAARSGVSYQTGSRVINKMPDVTPETGLRVGALGGRRGR, from the coding sequence ATGTTTTTGTCGGGTGAAGGGTTTTGCAGAGTTCAACCCGCCGGCGGCGGGGCCCAGATCGCCGCCCGGTCCGGGGTGTCCTACCAGACGGGTTCGCGCGTGATCAACAAAATGCCGGACGTGACGCCGGAGACGGGGCTGCGCGTTGGGGCACTCGGCGGACGGCGTGGGCGCTGA
- a CDS encoding MGMT family protein, translated as MQMDHWFGRKRRSGDRRDEDFERDYAFQRAILAIPAGKVSTYGKVAEAAGYPRYHRAVARLLRGEHFDRLPWHRVVGADGAIKTSGASAKEQRARLRQEGVSFRGERVDLSVSLHRPGKGSGFRTEE; from the coding sequence ATGCAAATGGATCATTGGTTCGGAAGAAAGCGCAGGAGTGGTGACCGGCGGGACGAAGATTTCGAGCGGGATTACGCATTCCAAAGAGCAATCCTGGCGATTCCAGCCGGTAAGGTGAGTACGTATGGAAAGGTTGCCGAAGCAGCCGGCTATCCACGCTACCACCGTGCCGTAGCCCGGTTGTTGCGCGGAGAACACTTCGACCGTCTACCATGGCATCGGGTGGTCGGTGCGGACGGTGCAATCAAGACATCAGGGGCTTCGGCGAAAGAGCAACGGGCCCGGCTCCGTCAGGAAGGCGTCTCGTTTCGAGGAGAACGAGTGGATCTAAGCGTCTCCCTTCACAGGCCGGGCAAAGGTTCCGGTTTCCGGACAGAAGAGTGA
- the gntP gene encoding gluconate permease GntP, with product MAALFSILWVLLGISLMLLLNLKFKVNSMVALLLAALLVGVLAGMDLLKLLKTIKAGFGDTLGELAIIVVFGAVIGKLMVDSGAAHQIAQTLLRRLGLNLVEAAVISIGLIFGLAMFYEVAFIILAPLVVTIAVEAKIPFLKLAIPAVAAATTAHSLFPPQPGPLALINAYHADTGMVYIYGLLVAIPSVICAGLILPRLLGDLERPVPPYLRAESPVDEHNLPSFGISVFVPLIPAILMISVTIANLWLVKGTPAHTVLNFLGSSQIAMFIAMLAAFYFFGSRRGHNMEWVRHAFEGAVKGIAMVVLIIGAGGALKQVIIDTGIGNTIGSLMSAGGVSPYLMAWLITVLIRLATGQGVVSAMTAAGIVGAALLNPATHTITAVNPALLVLATAAGSNTLTHINDAAFWLFKGYFDLSVKDTLKTWGLLELTNSVAGLSMVMLLSVLV from the coding sequence ATGGCAGCGCTCTTCAGCATTCTCTGGGTTCTGCTCGGCATCAGCTTGATGCTGCTGCTTAATCTCAAGTTCAAGGTCAACTCGATGGTCGCGCTGCTGCTCGCGGCGCTCCTCGTCGGCGTCCTTGCCGGCATGGATCTCCTCAAGCTGCTCAAGACCATCAAGGCCGGCTTCGGCGACACGTTAGGCGAGTTGGCGATCATCGTGGTGTTCGGGGCCGTCATCGGCAAGCTGATGGTGGACTCCGGCGCCGCCCACCAGATCGCCCAGACGCTGCTGCGCCGTTTGGGCCTCAACTTGGTCGAGGCTGCCGTTATCAGCATCGGCCTGATCTTTGGCCTGGCGATGTTCTACGAGGTCGCCTTCATCATCCTGGCCCCGCTGGTGGTCACGATTGCGGTCGAGGCCAAGATCCCCTTCCTCAAGCTCGCCATCCCCGCCGTGGCCGCTGCCACCACCGCGCATTCCCTCTTCCCGCCCCAGCCTGGACCGTTGGCCCTGATCAATGCCTACCATGCGGACACCGGCATGGTCTACATTTACGGCCTGCTCGTGGCGATACCCTCGGTGATCTGTGCCGGGCTAATCCTGCCGCGCCTCCTCGGCGACCTTGAGCGTCCCGTGCCGCCGTACCTTCGGGCGGAGAGCCCGGTGGACGAGCACAACCTACCCTCCTTCGGCATCTCGGTCTTCGTGCCGCTGATTCCGGCGATCCTCATGATCTCAGTCACCATCGCCAACCTCTGGCTAGTCAAGGGCACACCGGCGCACACGGTCCTGAATTTCTTGGGCTCGTCCCAGATCGCGATGTTCATCGCAATGCTCGCCGCGTTCTACTTCTTTGGTAGCCGCCGCGGGCACAACATGGAGTGGGTCCGGCACGCCTTCGAGGGCGCCGTCAAGGGCATCGCCATGGTCGTCCTGATCATCGGTGCCGGTGGCGCACTCAAGCAGGTCATCATTGACACCGGCATTGGGAATACCATCGGCTCGCTCATGTCCGCCGGCGGCGTCTCGCCGTACCTCATGGCCTGGCTGATCACGGTCCTGATCCGTCTGGCTACCGGCCAGGGCGTCGTGTCGGCCATGACTGCGGCCGGTATCGTGGGTGCGGCGCTCCTCAACCCGGCAACACACACCATCACCGCCGTTAACCCGGCCCTGCTGGTGCTGGCCACCGCCGCCGGTTCGAACACCCTCACGCACATCAACGATGCCGCATTCTGGTTGTTCAAGGGTTACTTCGACCTGTCGGTCAAGGACACCCTGAAGACCTGGGGTCTGCTCGAGCTCACCAATTCGGTAGCCGGCCTGAGCATGGTCATGCTCCTCAGCGTGTTGGTCTGA
- a CDS encoding sodium:solute symporter family protein, whose protein sequence is MHHSELQWVDYVIMVVYFGFVLGIGFALKRFMHTSAEFLSAARSIPAWVAGLAFLSANLGAQEVIGMAASGAKYGIVTSHFYWIGAIPAMVFMGIFMMPFYYGSRARSVPDYLSLRFDEKTRGLSAITFACMTIMSSGISMYAMALLIETLHIFDTPFRMMGLPQSWIFHVSIIISALIVLCYIFLGGLSSAIYNEVLQFFLIVAGFAPLVFLGLKNVGGWSGLKEKLPAAYVHSWSGMDSPHNNPLGLEWLSLVMGLGFVVSFGYWCTDFLVVQRAMAADSMSAARRTPLIAAFPKMMFPFLVILPGLIALALSTQSPNANPVTAAPAQAATVEPAAAETTETAKVIPSQAGASEGQTDLLPPQVNARTGQVVKDKDGKVVLDYNLVIPNMLLHYFPAGMLGLGLTALLASFMSGMAGNVTAFNTVWTYDIYQAYIRKHESDEHYLRMAHFATVFGILLSVVAAYFASAFNNIMDILQLVFAFVNAPLLATFLLGMFWKRTTGHGAFFGLLIGTVAAMAHHGLTLPAESSPGVKGGWIYVVNRYPSEMAQSFWTAIFAFGTCFIVTILISLMTKPHNDEELKGLVYSLTEKDRETGPWYTRPVPVGLLVLALALVLNVIFF, encoded by the coding sequence ATGCATCATTCTGAGCTGCAGTGGGTCGATTACGTCATCATGGTCGTCTACTTTGGGTTCGTCCTGGGTATCGGCTTCGCCCTGAAACGATTCATGCACACCAGTGCCGAATTCCTTTCGGCCGCCCGCTCCATCCCGGCCTGGGTAGCCGGCCTGGCCTTCTTGTCCGCCAACCTGGGGGCCCAAGAGGTCATCGGCATGGCAGCGTCCGGCGCCAAGTACGGCATCGTCACCAGCCATTTTTACTGGATCGGGGCCATTCCGGCCATGGTGTTCATGGGCATTTTTATGATGCCGTTCTACTACGGCTCCCGCGCCCGCTCGGTGCCGGATTATTTGTCGTTGCGGTTTGACGAAAAGACCCGCGGCCTGAGCGCGATCACCTTCGCGTGCATGACCATTATGTCTTCGGGGATTTCCATGTACGCCATGGCGCTGCTGATTGAAACCCTGCACATCTTCGACACGCCGTTCCGGATGATGGGCTTGCCGCAAAGTTGGATCTTTCACGTCAGCATCATCATTTCGGCCCTGATCGTGCTCTGTTACATCTTTCTGGGGGGCCTAAGCAGCGCCATTTACAACGAGGTCTTGCAGTTTTTTCTCATCGTGGCTGGTTTTGCCCCGCTGGTGTTCCTCGGGCTCAAGAACGTCGGCGGTTGGTCCGGGCTCAAAGAAAAGCTGCCGGCCGCTTACGTGCATTCCTGGTCCGGTATGGACAGCCCGCACAATAACCCGCTGGGGCTTGAATGGCTGAGCTTGGTCATGGGCTTGGGCTTCGTGGTGTCCTTTGGGTACTGGTGCACGGACTTTCTGGTGGTGCAGCGGGCCATGGCCGCTGATTCGATGAGCGCCGCGCGGCGCACCCCGTTGATTGCGGCTTTTCCCAAAATGATGTTTCCCTTTTTGGTCATTTTGCCGGGCTTGATTGCGCTGGCATTAAGCACCCAGAGCCCGAATGCCAACCCCGTTACGGCCGCACCCGCGCAAGCCGCCACGGTCGAACCCGCCGCGGCGGAAACCACCGAAACGGCCAAAGTGATTCCGTCCCAAGCCGGCGCCTCTGAAGGGCAGACTGACCTCCTGCCGCCTCAGGTTAATGCCCGGACGGGACAGGTGGTCAAGGACAAGGACGGCAAGGTGGTCCTGGACTATAACTTGGTCATTCCCAACATGCTGTTGCACTATTTTCCGGCGGGCATGCTGGGTCTGGGCTTGACGGCCTTGCTGGCCAGTTTCATGTCGGGCATGGCGGGCAACGTGACCGCTTTCAACACGGTTTGGACTTACGACATCTACCAAGCCTACATCCGCAAGCACGAAAGCGACGAGCATTACCTGCGGATGGCACATTTTGCAACAGTGTTTGGGATCCTTTTATCGGTGGTCGCCGCCTATTTTGCCTCGGCCTTCAACAACATCATGGACATCCTGCAACTGGTGTTTGCCTTCGTGAATGCCCCGCTCCTGGCGACCTTTTTGCTGGGCATGTTCTGGAAACGCACCACCGGTCACGGCGCCTTTTTTGGATTATTGATCGGCACGGTCGCAGCGATGGCTCACCACGGGCTAACGCTGCCGGCCGAGAGTTCCCCAGGGGTAAAAGGCGGGTGGATTTACGTCGTGAATCGTTACCCGAGTGAAATGGCCCAGAGCTTCTGGACGGCCATCTTTGCTTTCGGTACCTGCTTCATCGTGACGATCCTCATCAGCCTGATGACGAAGCCGCACAACGACGAGGAGCTTAAGGGTTTGGTCTATTCCCTTACGGAAAAGGACCGCGAAACGGGTCCCTGGTATACCCGACCGGTGCCGGTGGGGCTTTTGGTTCTTGCCCTCGCTCTGGTCCTAAACGTCATCTTCTTCTAA